A genomic region of Anas acuta chromosome 25, bAnaAcu1.1, whole genome shotgun sequence contains the following coding sequences:
- the LOC137844520 gene encoding feather keratin Cos2-3-like, producing the protein MPLDMGQLRPTIKASPAPCSLIHFSGLLLVGNQVSVNLLPPDMSCYDQCRPCQPCGPTPLASSCNEPCVRQCQNSTIVIQPSPVVVTLPGPILSSFPQNTAVGSSTSAAVGSILSCDGVPINSGCCDLSCITSRYCGSRCRPC; encoded by the exons ATGCCTCTGGACATGGGGCAGCTAAGGCCCACTATAAAAGCCAGCCCAGCTCCGTGCTCTCTCATCCACTTCTCTGGCCTTCTTCTTGTTGGGAACCAGGTGAGT GTGAACCTCCTGCCACCAGACATGTCCTGCTACGACCAGTGCCGGCCATGCCAGCCCTGCGGCCCGACCCcgctggccagcagctgcaacgagccctgCGTCAGGCAGTGCCAGAACTCCACCATTGTCATCCAGCCCTCTCCCGTGGTGgtgaccctgcccggccccatcctcagctccttcccgcaGAACACGGCTGTGGGAtcctccacctctgctgccgttggcagcatcctcagctgtgACGGCGTCCCCATCAACTCTGGGTGCTGTGACCTCTCCTGCATTACCAGCCGCTACTGTGGCAGCAGGTGCCGCCCCTGCTAA